The Microbacter sp. GSS18 genome has a segment encoding these proteins:
- a CDS encoding MBL fold metallo-hydrolase: MSTATSVRSTIGAHYVEPSATQKLTPGDKIADLYARNMQGAVLQRLTDRVWWVAAFNYQTVFYVGDEGVLLFDALEGVSPLVTAAIHEVTDLPITAVVYSHYHADHIGDIAQYVDAATEGGFELRIIASTKSLEKMQLVKSSYPLPTETVAWPDGSFAFEDLEVSLHGFEWAAHTDDHSAWLLEKEGVVHSPDLINPDQPPFWRFAGNERFLFSDANLRAVRDLEWTFLSGGHGNVGYREDIDFDLAFMADLTAAVGAAMGAHAFTDFIDPEASAHTGFLAQWISAVAREAVATLRPTYGDLYGFEDATLPNAEMVAFSMFEHR, from the coding sequence ATGTCCACTGCAACGTCGGTCCGCTCGACCATCGGCGCCCACTACGTGGAGCCGTCGGCCACGCAGAAGCTGACCCCCGGCGACAAGATCGCCGACCTCTACGCCCGCAACATGCAAGGCGCCGTTCTTCAGCGCCTCACCGACCGCGTGTGGTGGGTCGCGGCGTTCAACTATCAGACCGTGTTCTACGTCGGCGACGAGGGCGTGCTGCTCTTCGACGCCCTCGAAGGCGTGTCGCCTCTCGTGACCGCCGCCATCCACGAGGTCACCGACCTGCCGATCACCGCCGTCGTCTACTCGCACTACCACGCCGACCACATCGGCGACATCGCCCAGTACGTCGACGCCGCGACGGAGGGCGGGTTCGAGCTGCGGATCATCGCGAGCACGAAGTCGCTCGAGAAGATGCAGCTCGTGAAGAGCTCGTACCCCCTGCCGACCGAGACGGTCGCGTGGCCCGACGGCTCGTTCGCGTTCGAGGACCTCGAGGTGTCACTGCACGGGTTCGAGTGGGCCGCCCACACCGACGACCACTCGGCGTGGCTGCTCGAGAAGGAGGGCGTGGTGCACTCCCCCGACCTCATCAACCCCGACCAGCCCCCGTTCTGGCGCTTCGCCGGCAACGAGCGGTTCCTCTTCAGCGACGCGAACCTGCGCGCCGTCCGCGATCTCGAGTGGACGTTCCTCTCGGGCGGCCACGGCAACGTCGGCTACCGCGAGGACATCGACTTCGACCTGGCCTTCATGGCCGACCTGACGGCAGCGGTCGGCGCCGCAATGGGCGCCCACGCGTTCACCGACTTCATCGACCCCGAGGCCAGCGCCCACACCGGCTTCCTCGCGCAGTGGATCAGCGCGGTGGCCCGCGAGGCAGTCGCCACTCTGCGGCCGACCTACGGAGACCTGTACGGCTTCGAGGACGCGACGCTGCCGAACGCCGAGATGGTGGCGTTCTCGATGTTCGAGCACCGCTGA
- a CDS encoding helix-turn-helix domain-containing protein produces the protein MPSDASNSPAALADPGIGDVVEILANRWTVVVVTALERGSTRFGGLRSATGMSAQLLSKTLRRLEENGLVARTAYAEIPPRVEYELTPLGGTLCPIVRAINSWAADHRDDVDAARAGEADATEPATR, from the coding sequence ATGCCGTCCGACGCCTCGAACAGCCCGGCGGCGCTCGCCGATCCCGGCATCGGCGACGTCGTCGAGATCCTCGCCAACCGCTGGACGGTGGTCGTCGTGACCGCGCTCGAGCGCGGCAGCACCCGGTTCGGCGGCCTGCGGTCGGCCACGGGCATGAGCGCGCAGCTGCTGTCGAAGACCCTGCGCCGGCTCGAGGAGAACGGGCTGGTGGCCCGCACCGCGTACGCGGAGATCCCCCCGCGCGTGGAGTACGAGCTCACGCCACTGGGTGGGACGCTGTGCCCGATCGTGCGTGCGATCAACTCCTGGGCGGCCGATCACCGCGACGATGTCGACGCCGCCCGTGCGGGCGAGGCGGACGCGACCGAACCGGCGACGCGCTGA
- a CDS encoding MFS transporter, which yields MTATGSIPAPPADRTRRDSGAFVVAAVGFILVFAAAGAPIPLYETYRVEDGIATGDLAFGAVAYFAGTLAALLVLGRLSDHIGRKPVVVAALLLAATGVMLMTQVHGVGMLSLARLLQGLASGLAASAVGAYVVDAAPERPAWLPTTITGSGPMFGIPAGALLAGVLAETSPAPRVLPFAVLSAALLVCAVAVLPMRETAPYAPGALRSLAPRVSVPRGAGRLLFAVGAAAFATWSIGGAYQAFAPTITADHLGSDSALVAALVFSSIMVLGPLGGPIAGRLGARRAMRIGIVVFAVAIVGALLSLRAGAIVPFLIASLVGAIAQGTTASAGTGALLARSAPAQRGATLAAVYVISYSGAAIPALVAGRLTGAFSLADIFFGYAALTIVGAVTVLSAFPRKEQPAA from the coding sequence GTGACTGCGACCGGATCGATCCCTGCGCCGCCTGCCGACCGAACGCGGCGCGACAGCGGCGCGTTCGTCGTGGCGGCTGTCGGTTTCATCCTCGTCTTCGCCGCAGCGGGCGCCCCGATCCCCCTCTACGAGACGTACCGCGTGGAGGACGGCATCGCCACCGGCGACCTCGCCTTCGGTGCCGTCGCGTACTTCGCGGGAACGCTCGCGGCCCTCCTGGTGCTCGGGCGGCTCTCGGATCACATCGGCCGCAAGCCGGTCGTGGTCGCCGCGCTCCTGCTGGCTGCGACCGGCGTGATGCTCATGACGCAGGTGCACGGCGTGGGAATGCTCTCGCTCGCACGTCTGCTTCAGGGCCTGGCCTCGGGCCTGGCCGCGTCGGCCGTGGGGGCGTACGTGGTCGACGCCGCGCCGGAACGACCCGCGTGGCTGCCGACGACCATCACCGGCAGCGGGCCGATGTTCGGCATCCCGGCCGGCGCCCTTCTGGCGGGCGTCCTCGCCGAGACTTCCCCCGCCCCGCGCGTCCTGCCGTTCGCGGTGCTGTCGGCCGCCCTCCTGGTGTGCGCGGTCGCGGTGCTGCCGATGCGCGAGACGGCACCCTACGCGCCAGGCGCCCTGCGTTCGCTCGCCCCACGCGTCAGCGTTCCACGCGGCGCCGGGCGACTGCTCTTCGCCGTCGGCGCCGCCGCCTTCGCGACCTGGAGCATCGGGGGCGCCTACCAGGCGTTCGCCCCGACGATCACGGCGGACCATCTCGGCAGCGACAGCGCCCTCGTGGCCGCCCTGGTGTTCTCCTCGATCATGGTGCTGGGCCCGCTGGGCGGCCCGATCGCCGGCCGACTCGGTGCGCGGCGGGCGATGCGGATCGGCATCGTCGTCTTCGCCGTCGCCATCGTGGGCGCGCTGCTGTCGCTGCGGGCGGGCGCGATCGTCCCCTTCCTCATCGCGAGCCTGGTCGGTGCGATCGCGCAGGGCACGACGGCGTCCGCCGGCACGGGCGCCCTGCTGGCGCGCTCCGCCCCCGCTCAGCGCGGCGCCACGCTCGCGGCGGTCTACGTCATCTCGTACAGCGGCGCGGCGATCCCCGCTCTCGTCGCGGGGCGCCTGACCGGCGCGTTCTCGCTCGCGGACATCTTCTTCGGGTACGCCGCGCTGACCATCGTCGGTGCGGTCACCGTGCTGTCGGCCTTCCCGCGGAAGGAGCAGCCGGCGGCCTGA
- a CDS encoding helix-turn-helix transcriptional regulator → MDNRNEVREFLTSRRAKLTPEHVGLPPGSNRRVPGLRRTEVAMLAGVSIEYYSKIERGNLAGASDSVLDAVAKALRLDDAERGHLFDLARAANGPVVAKPRRRPKQWTARLSLQRALDAITAGPAFVRNARMDILAANALAREFYDEVFEAPASGNLARYSFLDERSHDFYPDWDAAADVVVAILRTEAGRDPYDKGLQDLVGELSTISDEFRTKWGAHDVRHHGSGVKPFHHHAVGDITLAYEGLELTEEPGLSLLIYTAEPGSVSEQNLRLLASLAATRETPAAERGAPVSEDEKR, encoded by the coding sequence ATGGACAACCGCAACGAGGTCCGCGAGTTCCTGACCTCGCGGCGCGCGAAACTCACTCCCGAGCACGTCGGGCTGCCGCCCGGCAGCAACCGGCGCGTGCCGGGGCTGCGCCGCACCGAGGTGGCGATGCTCGCCGGCGTCAGCATCGAGTACTACTCCAAGATCGAGCGCGGCAACCTCGCCGGTGCATCCGATTCGGTGCTCGACGCGGTCGCCAAGGCGCTGCGGCTCGACGACGCCGAGCGCGGTCACCTGTTCGATCTCGCCCGCGCGGCGAACGGGCCGGTCGTGGCCAAGCCCCGGCGGCGGCCGAAGCAGTGGACCGCCCGGCTGTCGCTCCAGCGCGCGCTCGACGCGATCACGGCGGGTCCGGCGTTCGTGCGCAACGCCCGCATGGACATCCTCGCCGCCAACGCGCTCGCGCGGGAGTTCTACGACGAGGTGTTCGAGGCCCCGGCGTCGGGCAACCTCGCCCGCTACAGCTTCCTCGACGAGCGCTCGCACGACTTCTACCCCGATTGGGATGCCGCCGCCGACGTCGTCGTGGCGATCCTGCGGACCGAGGCCGGGCGCGATCCCTATGACAAGGGTCTGCAGGACCTCGTGGGCGAGCTCTCGACCATCAGCGACGAGTTCCGCACCAAGTGGGGCGCGCACGACGTGCGCCACCACGGCAGCGGCGTGAAGCCCTTCCACCACCACGCGGTCGGCGACATCACCCTCGCCTACGAGGGGCTGGAGCTGACCGAGGAACCCGGGCTGTCACTGCTGATCTACACCGCCGAGCCGGGTTCGGTCTCGGAGCAGAACCTGCGGCTGCTCGCCAGCCTCGCGGCAACGCGCGAGACGCCGGCTGCCGAGCGTGGGGCTCCGGTGTCCGAGGACGAGAAGCGATGA
- a CDS encoding cyclophilin-like fold protein, translating to MTGSRIRFSVDGETLEATLGDGSAARDLLALLPLRLTLTDFHGIEKVADLPSRLSTAGEPAGTAAKAGDITLYAPWGNLAIFYRPFRYADGLVRLGAFDGDITALSANDGPFEVLIEAID from the coding sequence ATGACCGGCTCACGCATCCGGTTCAGCGTCGACGGCGAGACGCTCGAGGCCACTCTGGGAGACGGTTCCGCGGCGCGCGACTTGCTCGCGCTGCTGCCGCTGCGACTCACGCTGACCGACTTCCACGGCATCGAGAAGGTCGCAGACCTCCCCTCACGTCTGTCCACGGCGGGCGAGCCGGCGGGCACGGCCGCGAAGGCGGGCGACATCACGCTGTACGCGCCGTGGGGCAACCTCGCGATCTTCTACCGCCCGTTCCGCTACGCCGACGGGCTGGTCAGGCTCGGCGCCTTCGACGGCGACATCACGGCGCTGTCCGCGAACGACGGTCCCTTCGAGGTGCTCATCGAGGCCATCGACTGA
- a CDS encoding hybrid-cluster NAD(P)-dependent oxidoreductase — protein MSIIIERFGPGAVLAEHDRWDEDPTGRTLTCTRIVRRTDQIATFEFAADDRRALPHAPGQYVTISADIDGERVSRCYTVSSPSTRPYSVQLTVKREATGRMSAWLHDVLAVGDRVELSGPAGEFSTAYHPAERILLLAGGVGITPMMSILESIHDLAEPTDVVLVHNSRSPDLVAFRAELSRLTQDNMRIRVVQAVSMDPDGTWLGPVGRLDAAMLSRNVPDIRDREVFVCGPDAYMEHAQSLALSLGVPIERIHRESFVLTQPEEPAAIDTSAEAGTHSVTFARSGKVAEIAPGQTVLDAAKQAGVRMNSSCRSGLCGTCKIVKVEGEVEMRHNGGIRQREIDAGKILACCSRPCGAVVIDG, from the coding sequence ATGAGCATCATCATCGAACGATTCGGACCCGGCGCCGTGCTCGCCGAGCACGACCGGTGGGACGAGGACCCCACGGGTCGCACCCTCACGTGCACGCGCATCGTGCGCCGCACCGATCAGATCGCGACGTTCGAGTTCGCCGCCGACGACCGGCGCGCACTTCCCCACGCTCCGGGGCAGTACGTCACGATCAGCGCCGACATCGACGGCGAGCGCGTCAGCCGCTGCTACACCGTGAGCTCGCCGTCCACACGCCCCTACTCGGTGCAGCTGACAGTCAAGCGCGAGGCGACCGGACGCATGTCGGCCTGGCTGCACGATGTGCTGGCGGTGGGCGACCGGGTGGAGCTCAGCGGCCCGGCGGGCGAGTTCTCGACCGCCTACCACCCCGCCGAGCGCATCCTGCTGCTCGCCGGCGGCGTGGGCATCACCCCCATGATGTCGATCCTGGAGTCGATCCACGACCTCGCCGAGCCCACCGATGTCGTGCTCGTGCACAACTCACGGTCGCCGGACCTGGTCGCGTTCCGCGCGGAGCTGTCCCGCCTCACGCAGGACAACATGCGCATCCGCGTCGTGCAGGCGGTGTCGATGGATCCCGACGGCACGTGGCTCGGCCCGGTCGGGCGCCTGGACGCCGCGATGCTGTCGCGCAACGTTCCCGACATCCGCGACCGCGAGGTCTTCGTGTGCGGCCCGGACGCCTACATGGAGCACGCCCAGAGTCTCGCACTCTCGCTGGGGGTGCCCATCGAGCGCATCCACCGGGAGTCCTTCGTCCTCACCCAGCCCGAGGAGCCCGCAGCGATCGACACGTCGGCGGAGGCGGGCACGCACAGCGTGACCTTCGCCCGCAGCGGCAAGGTCGCGGAGATCGCGCCGGGGCAGACGGTGCTGGATGCCGCCAAGCAGGCGGGCGTGCGCATGAACTCCTCGTGCCGGAGCGGACTGTGCGGCACGTGCAAGATCGTGAAGGTCGAGGGTGAGGTCGAGATGCGCCACAACGGCGGCATCCGTCAGCGCGAGATCGACGCGGGAAAGATCCTCGCCTGCTGCTCGCGGCCGTGCGGGGCCGTGGTCATCGACGGCTGA
- a CDS encoding aromatic ring-hydroxylating dioxygenase subunit alpha yields the protein MPASIVRPQSDVRIRRLLAERTPGHSLPAPFYTSDEVFALDLQAIFGQHWLFVASEAEIREPGDYVTVEFGTHSLIVIRDDDENVQVLHNVCRHRGARILPPGSGAVGNLVCGYHQWTYRPDGELVWAASADDDFDTSCYGLRKVAFRSIAGLIYINLADEPNDDIDRVAEVVAPYFEQHDLRHAKVAAQVDLIEEGNWKLTLENNRECYHCDNHPELGCTYFITWGYPEDGIPPHLQETHERYLTAEAELEAKCTVRGLPFAGIEELDTRTMGFRVQREALDGVGESYSMTGARLVDRLLGDFDDAKLGRLSMHTQPNFWCHFMADHAMTFSVLPISPGRTLVRTTWLVHEDAREGIDYNVDDLTHVWRATNEQDAEFVGLAQKGVSDPAYIPGPYVPSEYQVDAFCNWYMDQITAYVESEVEE from the coding sequence ATGCCCGCTTCCATCGTCCGCCCGCAGAGCGACGTACGGATCCGCCGGCTGCTCGCGGAGCGCACCCCCGGCCACAGCCTTCCCGCGCCCTTCTACACCAGCGACGAGGTGTTCGCGCTGGACCTGCAGGCGATCTTCGGACAGCATTGGCTCTTCGTCGCCAGTGAGGCCGAGATCCGCGAGCCCGGCGACTACGTCACCGTCGAGTTCGGCACGCATTCGCTCATCGTGATCCGCGACGACGACGAGAACGTGCAGGTCCTGCACAACGTCTGCCGGCATCGCGGTGCGCGCATCCTGCCTCCGGGCAGCGGCGCCGTCGGGAACCTCGTGTGCGGGTACCACCAGTGGACCTATCGTCCGGACGGCGAGCTCGTGTGGGCGGCTTCTGCGGACGACGACTTCGACACCAGCTGCTACGGCCTGCGCAAGGTCGCCTTCCGCTCCATCGCCGGGCTGATCTACATCAACCTCGCTGACGAGCCCAACGACGACATCGACCGCGTGGCCGAGGTCGTGGCGCCGTACTTCGAGCAGCACGACCTGCGCCATGCGAAGGTCGCCGCGCAGGTGGACCTGATCGAAGAGGGCAACTGGAAGCTCACGCTGGAGAACAACCGCGAGTGCTACCACTGCGACAACCACCCCGAGCTCGGCTGCACGTACTTCATCACGTGGGGGTACCCCGAGGACGGCATCCCGCCCCACCTGCAGGAGACGCACGAGCGGTACCTCACCGCCGAGGCGGAGCTCGAGGCCAAGTGCACCGTTCGCGGGCTGCCCTTCGCCGGGATCGAGGAGCTCGACACCCGCACGATGGGCTTCCGCGTCCAGCGCGAAGCGCTCGACGGCGTCGGCGAGTCGTACAGCATGACCGGCGCGCGCCTGGTCGACAGGCTCCTCGGCGACTTCGACGACGCCAAGCTCGGCCGCCTGTCGATGCACACGCAGCCCAACTTCTGGTGCCACTTCATGGCGGATCACGCGATGACCTTCTCGGTGCTGCCGATCTCGCCCGGCCGGACACTCGTGCGCACCACATGGCTCGTCCACGAGGACGCCCGCGAGGGGATCGACTACAACGTCGACGACCTCACGCACGTGTGGCGGGCGACGAACGAGCAGGATGCCGAGTTCGTCGGTCTCGCCCAGAAAGGCGTGTCCGATCCGGCGTACATCCCCGGGCCGTACGTGCCCAGCGAGTACCAGGTGGACGCCTTCTGCAACTGGTACATGGACCAGATCACCGCATACGTCGAGAGCGAGGTCGAGGAATGA
- a CDS encoding L-serine ammonia-lyase, translated as MAVSAFELFSVGLGPSSSHTVGPMRAALGFLRGLERDGLLPRTARVRVDLLGSLGATGRGHGSDDAVLLGLMGEEPESCEPATARTLVAVARVTGRLPLGGIHEVAFDPETDLILDGYRTLPFHPNAMTLEAYDTGGALMARQVSYSVGGGFVVTEGEEPTPAAAVAVPHPFRTADDLLALAQATGKSIARLAFENEAARRPAAEVRADLLRIADVMHDSIERGLRTEGILPGGLDVPRRAPGLARLLAADGAIADPLRGTDWLTLFAMAVNEQNAAGERVVTAPTNGAAGIIPSVLEYYRRFVPGADDDGIIAFLLTAGAIGSVYTETASISGAAVGCQGEVGSACSMAAGAFAAVLGGTPAQVENAAEIGMEHHLGLTCDPIGGLVQIPCIERNGVAAVKAVTAARTALRGDGSHIVSLDEVIATMRKTGRDMKSKYKETSRGGLALLTRAATRVGVGVVEC; from the coding sequence ATGGCCGTCAGCGCATTCGAACTGTTCTCGGTCGGCCTCGGGCCCTCGAGCTCCCACACCGTCGGCCCCATGCGCGCCGCGCTCGGCTTCCTGCGAGGGCTCGAGCGTGACGGCCTGCTCCCGCGCACCGCGCGTGTGCGCGTCGATCTGCTCGGCTCGCTCGGCGCGACCGGGCGCGGCCACGGATCGGACGACGCGGTGCTGCTGGGCCTCATGGGCGAGGAGCCCGAGTCGTGCGAGCCCGCGACGGCACGCACTCTCGTGGCCGTCGCCCGCGTGACCGGACGGCTCCCGCTGGGTGGCATCCACGAGGTCGCCTTCGACCCGGAGACCGACCTCATCCTGGACGGCTACCGCACGCTGCCGTTCCATCCGAATGCGATGACGCTCGAGGCGTACGACACCGGTGGCGCCCTCATGGCGCGCCAGGTGTCCTACTCGGTCGGCGGCGGCTTCGTCGTCACCGAGGGCGAGGAGCCCACCCCCGCAGCGGCCGTGGCGGTGCCGCACCCGTTCCGCACCGCAGACGATCTGCTCGCCCTCGCGCAGGCGACCGGCAAGAGCATCGCCCGACTCGCCTTCGAGAACGAAGCGGCCCGGCGCCCCGCTGCCGAGGTCCGCGCCGACCTGCTGCGCATCGCCGATGTCATGCACGACAGCATCGAGCGGGGGCTGAGGACCGAGGGGATCCTGCCGGGCGGGCTCGATGTGCCGCGGCGCGCCCCGGGCCTCGCGCGACTGCTCGCGGCGGATGGCGCGATCGCCGATCCTCTGCGGGGCACCGACTGGCTGACGCTGTTCGCGATGGCCGTCAACGAGCAGAACGCGGCCGGCGAGCGTGTCGTCACCGCGCCGACGAACGGAGCGGCGGGCATCATCCCCTCGGTGCTGGAGTACTACCGGCGGTTCGTGCCGGGCGCCGACGACGACGGCATCATCGCGTTCCTGCTGACCGCCGGGGCGATCGGCAGCGTGTACACCGAGACGGCGTCGATCTCGGGCGCCGCCGTCGGATGCCAGGGCGAGGTGGGATCGGCGTGCTCGATGGCCGCCGGAGCCTTCGCGGCTGTGCTCGGCGGCACACCGGCACAGGTCGAGAACGCCGCCGAGATCGGGATGGAGCATCACCTCGGCCTCACCTGCGACCCCATCGGCGGGCTCGTGCAGATCCCCTGCATCGAACGCAACGGCGTGGCCGCCGTCAAGGCGGTGACAGCGGCGCGCACCGCGCTTCGCGGCGACGGCAGCCACATCGTCTCGCTGGACGAGGTCATCGCCACCATGCGCAAGACCGGCAGGGACATGAAGTCCAAGTACAAGGAGACCTCGCGCGGGGGCCTGGCCCTGCTGACCCGTGCAGCCACGCGTGTCGGCGTGGGCGTCGTCGAATGCTGA